The Podospora pseudopauciseta strain CBS 411.78 chromosome 2 map unlocalized CBS411.78m_2, whole genome shotgun sequence genome has a window encoding:
- the GET3 gene encoding Golgi to ER traffic-related protein (BUSCO:EOG092631UM; EggNog:ENOG503NX42; COG:P) translates to MSTAVINADDDAMEPTLQSILDQRSLRWIFVGGKGGVGKTTTSCSLAIQLAKVRRSVLLISTDPAHNLSDAFSQKFGKDARKVDGFENLFAMEIDPNGSMQDLLAGQAEGEGAEGLGGMGGMMQDLALSIPGIDEAMSFAEVLKQVKSLSYETIIFDTAPTGHTLRFLQFPSVLEKALKKISQLSSQFGGVLNGLLGANGALPNGQNLGEMMEKLEALRATISEVNQQFKDERLTTFVCVCIPEFLSLYETERMIQELASYQIDTHCIVVNQLLFPKPGSDCEQCTARRRMQKKYLDQIEELYDEFNVVKMPLLVEEVRGKEKLEKFSEMLVKPFVPPS, encoded by the exons ATGTCGACCGCAGTCATCAACGCCGACGACGATGCTATGGAGCCCACGCTCCAGTCGATCCTCGACCAACGCAGCCTCAGATGGATCTTCGTAGGTGGAAAGGGTGGTGTGGGCAAGACGACAACCTCGTGCAGTCTTGCCATCCAGCTGGCCAAGGTCAGGCGCTCTGTGCTTCTCATCTCGACCGATCCCGCCCACAACCTGAGCGACGCTTTCAGCCAAAAGTTCGGCAAGGACGCCCGCAAGGTAGATGGTTTCGAGAATCTCTTCGCCATGGAGATTGATCCAAATGGAAGCATGCAAGACTTGCTTGCTGGACAggctgagggtgagggcgCTGAAGGTTTGGGGGGTATGGGGGGTATGATGCAGGACCTTGCCCTCTCG ATTCCCGGTATCGATGAAGCCATGTCCTTTGCCGAAGTCCTGAAGCAGGTCAAGTCACTCTCCTACGAGACCATCATCTTCGACACCGCCCCAACCGGCCACACACTCCGTTTCCTCCAGTTCCCTTCTGTTCTGGAGAAGGCCCTGAAGAAGATCTCGCAGCTCTCTAGTCAGTTTGGAGGAGTCCTGAACGGACTTCTAGGCGCCAACGGTGCCCTTCCCAACGGTCAGAACCTCGGTGAGATGATGGAAAAGCTCGAAGCCCTTCGCGCCACCATTTCAGAAGTCAACCAGCAATTCAAGGACGAGCGCCTCACCACCTTCGTCTGTGTCTGCATTCCAGAGTTCTTGTCTCTCTACGAGACGGAGCGTATGATTCAAGAACTGGCTAGCTACCAGATTGATACCCACTGTATTGTTGTCAATCAGCTTCTGTTCCCGAAGCCCGGTTCCGATTGCGAGCAATGTACGGCCAGACGGCGCATGCAAAAGAAGTACCTCGATCAGATTGAGGAGCTTTACGACGAGTTCAACGTGGTAAAAATGCCACttctggtggaggaggttcgaggaaaggagaagctggagaagttCAGTGAGATGCTGGTCAAGCCTTTTGTTCCCCCGTCATAG
- a CDS encoding uncharacterized protein (COG:I; EggNog:ENOG503P6QJ) yields MTESTTTKDRITCHILDTTLGQPARSVRVSLSLLSTSTASPGPLNPPPVFESTTDEDGRIKTWLPYSSATSSGEVPVYTLEDVFGSIRGPSRWVLKFDTESYFGGPDKTFFPEVNVVFNVAEGERYHVPLLLAPYSYSTYRGS; encoded by the coding sequence ATGACCGAATCAACAACTACCAAAGACCGCATAACCTGCCACATCCTCGACACAACCCTCGGCCAACCCGCCCGCTCCGTCCgcgtctccctctccctcctctccacctccaccgcctcccccggCCCCCTGAACCCCCCACCAGTCTTCGAGTCCACCACCGACGAGGACGGCCGCATCAAGACCTGGCTCCCCtactcctccgccacctcctcggGCGAGGTCCCCGTCTACACCCTCGAAGACGTCTTCGGCTCCATCAGGGGCCCCTCCCGCTGGGTCCTCAAGTTCGACACCGAGTCCTACTTTGGCGGGCCCGACAAGACCTTCTTCCCCGAGGTCAACGTCGTGTTCAACGTGGCCGAGGGGGAGAGGTATCATGTCCCGCTGTTGCTGGCGCCATATAGCTATTCCACTTACCGGGGGAGCTAA